In one window of Myxocyprinus asiaticus isolate MX2 ecotype Aquarium Trade chromosome 43, UBuf_Myxa_2, whole genome shotgun sequence DNA:
- the LOC127433432 gene encoding trace amine-associated receptor 13c-like: MKGQEGEQHRLLTGVDLLMAYEKDDHETQYCFPAINSSCIKGKRSIHEYSFMYLFFSLLSAWTMFLNLMVIISISHFKKLHTPTNLLILSLAVADLLVGLIVMPIEAIKLIETCWYFGDTFCRLFSIIFGLCFSASLSNLVLIAVDRYVAVCHPLLYPQKITTARTLIIVQICWFCSFVYIFAIVISMSNRKFACYGNCNLLITFAWKITDLFMSFLFPCTVIITLYLRIFYVAQRQVKVINSLVKAGKCVTEGSVRRKSESKAALTLGIIVTVYLFCWIPYFILTLIENTEMASTTAYILLWISYINSGLNPLIYALFYPWFQMSVKHILTLRIFKTT, from the coding sequence ATGAAAGGTCAAGAAGGAGAACAGCACAGACTCCTAACAGGAGTAGACTTACTCATGGCCTATGAGAAAGACGATCATGAGACTCAATACTGCTTTCCTGCCATTAACTCATCATGTATCAAGGGAAAACGATCCATACATGAGTACAGTTTCATGtacttgtttttttctttgctgtCAGCATGGACTATGTTTCTGAATCTGATGGTGATCATCTCCATCTCTCATTTCAAGAAGCTCCACACTCCAACCAACCTGCTTATTCTCTCTCTCGCTGTGGCTGACCTGCTTGTTGGACTTATTGTTATGCCCATTGAGGCTATCAAACTGATTGAGACATGTTGGTATTTTGGAGACACTTTCTGCAGACTGTTTTCAATCATCTTTGGGCTGTGCTTCTCAGCATCTCTCagtaatttagttttaattgCTGTTGATCGTTATGTGGCTGTGTGTCACCCTTTACTGTACCCACAGAAAATAACCACAGCTAGAACATTAATTATTGTACAAATCTGCTGGTTTTGCTCTTTCGTTTATATCTTTGCAATTGTTATCAGTATGTCAAACAGAAAATTTGCATGTTATGGAAACTGTAACCTTCTGATTACTTTTGCCTGGAAAATCACTGATTTGTTCATGTCTTTCTTATTTCCCTGTACCGTCATCATAACTTTATATTTGAGAATATTTTATGTTGCACAACGGCAAGTGAAAGTTATAAACTCTCTGGTAAAGGCTGGAAAATGTGTAACTGAAGGTTCTGTGAGGAGGAAATCTGAGAGCAAGGCTGCTCTAACATTAGGAATCATTGTGACAGTTTATCTGTTTTGCTGGATTCCATACTTTATTTTGACTttaatagaaaatacagaaatggctTCCACTACAGCTTATATTCTATTGTGGATTTCATATATTAATTCAGGTCTGAATCCTCTTATCTATGCTTTATTTTACCCCTGGTTTCAAATGTCAGTTAAACATATTCTAACTCTTAGAATATTTAAGACAACATAA
- the LOC127433443 gene encoding trace amine-associated receptor 13c-like, with amino-acid sequence MANETEDHETQYCFPAINSSCIKGKRSIHEYNCMYLFFSVLSAWTVFLNLLVIISISHFKKLHTQTNLLILSLAVADLLVGLIVMPIEAIRLIEKCWYLGDTFCKLFSIIVGLCFSASLSNLVLIAVDRYVAVCHPLLYPQKITTVRTVIIVCLCWFCSFTYIVAMVISMSNRKYACYGECTLMITFAWRITDVVISFLFPCTIIVTLYVRIFYVAHQQVKVINSLVKFGKCVTEGSVRRKSESKAAQTLGIIVTVYLFCWIPYFILSLNDNTEMTSITAYILLWMSYINSGLNPLIYALFYPWFKMSVKHIITLRIFRPA; translated from the coding sequence ATGGCCAATGAGACAGAGGATCATGAGACTCAATACTGCTTTCCAGCCATTAACTCATCTTGCATCAAGGGAAAACGCTCCATACATGAATACAATTGCATGTACTTGTTTTTTTCAGTGCTGTCAGCATGGACTGTGTTTCTGAATCTGCTAGTGATCATCTCCATCTCTCACTTCAAGAAGCTCCACACTCAAACCAACCTGCTCATTCTTTCTCTGGCTGTGGCTGACCTGCTTGTTGGACTTATTGTTATGCCCATTGAGGCGATCAGGCTGATTGAGAAATGTTGGTATTTGGGAGACACTTTCTGCAAACTGTTTTCAATCATTGTGGGGCTGTGCTTCTCAGCATCTCTCagtaatttagttttaattgCTGTTGATCGTTATGTGGCTGTATGTCACCCTTTACTGTACCCACAGAAAATAACCACAGTTAGAACCGTAATAATTGTATGTCTTTGCTGGTTTTGCTCTTTCACTTATATCGTTGCAATGGTTATCAGTATGTCAAACAGAAAATATGCATGTTATGGAGAATGTACACTCATGATTACTTTTGCCTGGAGAATCACTGATGTGGTCATTTCTTTCTTGTTTCCCTGTACCATCATCGTAACTTTATATGTGAGAATATTCTATGTTGCACATCAGCAAGTGAAAGTTATAAACTCTCTGGTAAAGTTTGGAAAATGTGTAACTGAAGGTTCTGTGAGGAGGAAATCTGAAAGCAAGGCTGCTCAAACATTAGGAATCATTGTGACAGTTTATCTGTTTTGCTGGATTCCATACTTTATTTTGTCTTTAAATGACAACACAGAAATGACCTCTATTACAGCCTATATTCTATTATGGATGTCATATATCAATTCAGGTCTGAATCCCCTCATCTATGCTTTATTTTACCCCTGgtttaaaatgtcagttaaacACATCATAACGCTTAGAATATTTCGGCCAGCATAA